The Salmo salar chromosome ssa06, Ssal_v3.1, whole genome shotgun sequence genome window below encodes:
- the LOC106607261 gene encoding uncharacterized protein isoform X1, whose translation MAELCRTVRVSGLPTDLKEDRLTDKLYIYFLRARNGGGEIASVTIVKATPGSALITFEDIGVARRVLQHGRHILKVDGKKYELTLSEPHKDLDPNKVILSMSVTVDYSQLPGGKAALTSLDRSHDVQIHYNNPEQLCTLQGLYSQVLAALVQILGLPVALASTDTPPPGANDVLGVLTRGTRGQAKRTHTQEATDYHRRGDEQSDLGSGPHRDFTSGGQGWEGEGTSQAEVGAVGLCLSEEPPMVEEDLSLIMDADLFQYLQRQCGEEYQEILTQHGVEVVDVTAEGVTTLFLQRVPGVGDIGQELERLRGARGDLSRLYQENEARLRRAQLPKSVLSPRGGLSRAMEVLRVRLPKLLLSEDDRNIYIVGNSSDVSEAKQFLLLGEREEAVEDVASLLRSPSSTSGSSKPGEEERLKPTLSSTAGTPLDARVDKLLKQYETERRTEGARGYKFAPRFKALGPAGLGTRPRDTVTVGDTSPSIRPGLGPMLGHDLFGLDRAGSGVGGLSRPGTQSSGEDILFKRGEPLFTPSSMENGLFLSSIPTHVGQQGETAPFTSTLNTLSGGSTIPTTISTSGSGSTLKRASSFSGRARSKVQDPGQSEAEKATTRARRSNSLDRRNAYSAELTISMVIWNYMKEAYATRIQDITSDLHMRESQSDKSSDITVILMGAESSVVSTCQLEMQKLVAMVKTDFCLQELPLAELGVSDPADETLEVCCAEVRQRFKKVSIQTMRDSVFLIGPKQLCSQVGAALREVFPGETGQRGGEEDFSVPSTSTLNQSSSFQMKGFQNSTQFQTNSPQRMSETQRGGEEGPGANREKKNIQRSDSSKRTRNSESEHKNTVVSQSPVRKDPVIKEKVERGGTTEADGRKTDTFLSHSAIGNGGSPGAVNGGGTNQDMVTPPNESNLRSRVTQKDNNRQSSGAENQERSGSGGALTRHGPGRSSLSGARTQICVCGESGASVKRTGCGVTLCPQCLLKVHVQCRVCPKAEVAVPQGVQGNMSYSEMPFTLPGHGRDPVVKITYCIPDGIQGRGHPSPGSAFRGGVFEAYLPLCERTRKLLPRLEKAFRLGLTFTVTGREPGARVSWDSIPHKTSLQGGKSGNGYPDSTYLSRLSEVLRAHGIEEAPAKSQDQNKT comes from the exons ATGGCGGAACTGTGCAGGACAGTGAGGGTGAGTGGCCTGCCCACTGATTTAAAGGAGGACCGGCTGACAGACAAGCTGTACATCTACTTCCTGAGGGCCAGGAATGGAGGAGGGGAAATAGCATCTGTCACCATTGTCAAGGCAACACCCGGCTCTGCCCTCATCACCTTTGAGGACATTGGAg TGGCAAGGCGCGTGCTTCAACATGGCCGACACATTCTGAAGGTGGACGGGAAGAAGTATGAACTCACCTTGAGTGAACCTCACAAAGACCTGGACCCAAATAAG GTCATCTTGAGCATGTCTGTTACTGTGGACTACAGCCAGCTACCTGGAGGAAAGGCAGCATTGACCAGCCTTGACAGGAGTCATGATGTCCAGATCCACTATAACAACCCAGAGCAGCTCTGCACCTTGCAGGGCCTCTACTCCCAGGTCCTGGCTGCACTGGTCCAAATCCTGGGGCTCCCTGTGGCCCTGGCCTCCACAGACACACCCCCACCTGGGGCCAATGATGTTCTGGGAGTCCTTACTAGAGGCACTAGGGGCCAAGCGAAGAGGACTCATACCCAGGAGGCGACAGACTATCACAGGAGAGGTGATGAGCAGAGTGATCTAGGCTCAGGCCCACATAGGGACTTTACGTCTGGAGGTCAGggctgggagggggaggggacaTCCCAGGCAGAGGTGGGTGCTgtgggtctgtgtctgtctgaggaACCCCCCATGGTGGAAGAGGACCTCTCCCTGATCATGGATGCAGACTTGTTCCAGTACCTGCAGAGGCAGTGTGGAGAGGAGTACCAGGAGATCCTCACCCAGCATGGGGTAGAGGTGGTGGACGTGACCGCAGAGGGGGTGACCACCCTGTTCCTACAGAGAGTCCCCGGGGTGGGGGACATTGGGCAGGAGCTGGAGCGTCTGAGGGGGGCTCGTGGGGACCTGAGCCGGCTCTACCAGGAGAACGAGGCCAGGCTCCGGCGAGCCCAGCTGCCCAAGAGCGTCCTCTCGCCCAGGGGAGGCCTGTCCAGGGCCATGGAGGTCCTGCGGGTCAGGCTGCCCAAGCTGCTGCTCAGTGAGGATGATCGGAACATCTACATAGTTGGCAACAGCAGCGATGTGTCCGAAGCTAAACAGTTCCTCctcctgggggagagagaggaggcggtGGAGGATGTAGCCAGCTTGTTACGATCTCCCTCATCCACATCTGGTTCCTCCAAgccaggggaagaggagagactcaaacccactctctcctccacagcAGGAACACCCCTGGATGCCAGGGTAGATAAGCTGCTAAAGCAATATGAGacggagaggaggacagagggtgcCCGAGGGTATAAGTTTGCCCCCCGCTTCAAGGCATTAGGGCCGGCTGGGCTAGGAACCAGACCTAGGGACACAGTGACGGTAGGGGACACATCTCCAAGTATACGACCGGGCCTTGGACCCATGTTAGGCCATGACCTGTTTGGCTTAGACAGAGCAGGGTCAGGTGTTGGGGGACTCTCCAGGCCAGGTACACAGAGTAGTGGAGAGGATATACTGTTCAAGAGAGGTGAACCCCTGTTCACCCCCTCCTCTATGGAGAATGGACTCTTCCTGAGCTCAATACCAACACACGTTGGGCAGCAGGGTGAGACAGCCCCATTCACCTCAACTCTGAACACCTTGTCAGGGGGCagcaccatccccaccaccatcTCAACATCCGGGTCAGGATCCACCCTAAAGCGGGCCAGTAGTTTCTCGGGTCGGGCCAGGTCCAAGGTCCAGGACCCAGGACAGAGTGAGGCTGAGAAGGCTACAACCAGAGCCAGGCGGTCCAATAGCTTGGACAGGAGAAATGCCTACAGTGCAGAGTTAACCATTTCCATGGTGATATGGAATTACATGAAGGAGGCCTACGCCACCCGTATACAGGACATAACCTCTGACCTGCATATGAGGGAGAGCCAATCAGACAAAAGCAGTGACATCACTGTTATCCTTATGGGGGCGGAGTCATCTGTGGTGAGCACCTGTCAGTTGGAGATGCAGAAACTGGTTGCCATGGTGAAGACAGACTTCTGTTTGCAGGAGTTGCCTCTGGCTGAGTTAGGCGTGTCTGACCCAGCAGATGAGACGTTAGAGGTGTGCTGTGCTGAGGTCAGGCAACGGTTCAAGAAGGTCTCCATCCAGACAATGAGAGATAGCGTGTTTCTGATTGGCCCCAAACAGCTGTGCTCTCAAGTGGGGGCAGCACTGAGGGAGGTGTTCCCTGGAGAGACAGGccagagggggggagaagaggacttctctgtcccctctacctccacTTTGAATCAGTCCAGTTCATTTCAGATGAAGGGGTTCCAGAACTCCACACAGTTTCAGACCAATAGCCCTCAGCGGATGTCTGAGactcagagagggggagaggaggggcctGGTGCCAACAGGGAGAAGAAAAACATCCAGAGGAGTGATTCTTCCAAGAGGACGAGGAACAGCGAATCAGAACACAAGAACACAGTTGTTAGCCAATCACCAGTGAGGAAAGACCCTGTCATAAAGGAGaaagtggagaggggagggaccaCGGAGGCAGACGGGCGCAAGACTGACACATTTCTAAGCCATTCAGCGATAGGCAACGGAGGAAGCCCGGGAGCGGTGAATGGCGGCGGTACCAATCAAGACATGGTCACGCCCCCAAACGAAAGCAACCTGAGATCCAGAGTGacccagaaggacaacaacagaCAGTCTAGTGGGGCAGAGAACCAGGAGAGGTCAGGATCAGGGGGAGCTCTAACACGTCACGGCCCGGGAAGGTCTAGTCTGTCTGGGGCACGGACacagatctgtgtgtgtggggagagtgGGGCGTCAGTGAAGAGGACAGGGTGTGGGGTGACCCTGTGCCCACAGTGCCTTCTCAAAGTCCACGTCCAATGTAGGGTTTGCCCCAAGGCTGAGGTGGCAGTTCCACAAGGCGTCCAGGGTAACATGAGCTACTCTGAGATGCCCTTCACCCTGCCAGGCCATGGCAGAGACCCTGTCGTTAAGATCACCTACTGCATCCCAGATGGCATTCAGGGG AGGGGCCACCCCTCGCCTGGCTCTGCATTTCGGGGGGGAGTATTTGAGGCCTACCTTCCCCTATGTGAGAGGACCAGGAAACTCCTACCGCGGCTGGAGAAAGCCTTCAGGCTAGGCCTCACCTTCACTGTGACGGGCAGGGAGCCAGGGGCCAGGGTCAGCTGGGACAGCATCCCCCACAAGACCAGCCTGCAGGGGGGCAAGTCTGG GAATGGTTATCCAGACTCCACCTATCTGAGTCGACTGTCTGAGGTACTGAGGGCTCATGGGATTGAGGAGGCCCCTGCCAAGTCTCAAGACCAAAACAAAACCTGA
- the LOC106607261 gene encoding uncharacterized protein isoform X2, producing MSVTVDYSQLPGGKAALTSLDRSHDVQIHYNNPEQLCTLQGLYSQVLAALVQILGLPVALASTDTPPPGANDVLGVLTRGTRGQAKRTHTQEATDYHRRGDEQSDLGSGPHRDFTSGGQGWEGEGTSQAEVGAVGLCLSEEPPMVEEDLSLIMDADLFQYLQRQCGEEYQEILTQHGVEVVDVTAEGVTTLFLQRVPGVGDIGQELERLRGARGDLSRLYQENEARLRRAQLPKSVLSPRGGLSRAMEVLRVRLPKLLLSEDDRNIYIVGNSSDVSEAKQFLLLGEREEAVEDVASLLRSPSSTSGSSKPGEEERLKPTLSSTAGTPLDARVDKLLKQYETERRTEGARGYKFAPRFKALGPAGLGTRPRDTVTVGDTSPSIRPGLGPMLGHDLFGLDRAGSGVGGLSRPGTQSSGEDILFKRGEPLFTPSSMENGLFLSSIPTHVGQQGETAPFTSTLNTLSGGSTIPTTISTSGSGSTLKRASSFSGRARSKVQDPGQSEAEKATTRARRSNSLDRRNAYSAELTISMVIWNYMKEAYATRIQDITSDLHMRESQSDKSSDITVILMGAESSVVSTCQLEMQKLVAMVKTDFCLQELPLAELGVSDPADETLEVCCAEVRQRFKKVSIQTMRDSVFLIGPKQLCSQVGAALREVFPGETGQRGGEEDFSVPSTSTLNQSSSFQMKGFQNSTQFQTNSPQRMSETQRGGEEGPGANREKKNIQRSDSSKRTRNSESEHKNTVVSQSPVRKDPVIKEKVERGGTTEADGRKTDTFLSHSAIGNGGSPGAVNGGGTNQDMVTPPNESNLRSRVTQKDNNRQSSGAENQERSGSGGALTRHGPGRSSLSGARTQICVCGESGASVKRTGCGVTLCPQCLLKVHVQCRVCPKAEVAVPQGVQGNMSYSEMPFTLPGHGRDPVVKITYCIPDGIQGRGHPSPGSAFRGGVFEAYLPLCERTRKLLPRLEKAFRLGLTFTVTGREPGARVSWDSIPHKTSLQGGKSGNGYPDSTYLSRLSEVLRAHGIEEAPAKSQDQNKT from the exons ATGTCTGTTACTGTGGACTACAGCCAGCTACCTGGAGGAAAGGCAGCATTGACCAGCCTTGACAGGAGTCATGATGTCCAGATCCACTATAACAACCCAGAGCAGCTCTGCACCTTGCAGGGCCTCTACTCCCAGGTCCTGGCTGCACTGGTCCAAATCCTGGGGCTCCCTGTGGCCCTGGCCTCCACAGACACACCCCCACCTGGGGCCAATGATGTTCTGGGAGTCCTTACTAGAGGCACTAGGGGCCAAGCGAAGAGGACTCATACCCAGGAGGCGACAGACTATCACAGGAGAGGTGATGAGCAGAGTGATCTAGGCTCAGGCCCACATAGGGACTTTACGTCTGGAGGTCAGggctgggagggggaggggacaTCCCAGGCAGAGGTGGGTGCTgtgggtctgtgtctgtctgaggaACCCCCCATGGTGGAAGAGGACCTCTCCCTGATCATGGATGCAGACTTGTTCCAGTACCTGCAGAGGCAGTGTGGAGAGGAGTACCAGGAGATCCTCACCCAGCATGGGGTAGAGGTGGTGGACGTGACCGCAGAGGGGGTGACCACCCTGTTCCTACAGAGAGTCCCCGGGGTGGGGGACATTGGGCAGGAGCTGGAGCGTCTGAGGGGGGCTCGTGGGGACCTGAGCCGGCTCTACCAGGAGAACGAGGCCAGGCTCCGGCGAGCCCAGCTGCCCAAGAGCGTCCTCTCGCCCAGGGGAGGCCTGTCCAGGGCCATGGAGGTCCTGCGGGTCAGGCTGCCCAAGCTGCTGCTCAGTGAGGATGATCGGAACATCTACATAGTTGGCAACAGCAGCGATGTGTCCGAAGCTAAACAGTTCCTCctcctgggggagagagaggaggcggtGGAGGATGTAGCCAGCTTGTTACGATCTCCCTCATCCACATCTGGTTCCTCCAAgccaggggaagaggagagactcaaacccactctctcctccacagcAGGAACACCCCTGGATGCCAGGGTAGATAAGCTGCTAAAGCAATATGAGacggagaggaggacagagggtgcCCGAGGGTATAAGTTTGCCCCCCGCTTCAAGGCATTAGGGCCGGCTGGGCTAGGAACCAGACCTAGGGACACAGTGACGGTAGGGGACACATCTCCAAGTATACGACCGGGCCTTGGACCCATGTTAGGCCATGACCTGTTTGGCTTAGACAGAGCAGGGTCAGGTGTTGGGGGACTCTCCAGGCCAGGTACACAGAGTAGTGGAGAGGATATACTGTTCAAGAGAGGTGAACCCCTGTTCACCCCCTCCTCTATGGAGAATGGACTCTTCCTGAGCTCAATACCAACACACGTTGGGCAGCAGGGTGAGACAGCCCCATTCACCTCAACTCTGAACACCTTGTCAGGGGGCagcaccatccccaccaccatcTCAACATCCGGGTCAGGATCCACCCTAAAGCGGGCCAGTAGTTTCTCGGGTCGGGCCAGGTCCAAGGTCCAGGACCCAGGACAGAGTGAGGCTGAGAAGGCTACAACCAGAGCCAGGCGGTCCAATAGCTTGGACAGGAGAAATGCCTACAGTGCAGAGTTAACCATTTCCATGGTGATATGGAATTACATGAAGGAGGCCTACGCCACCCGTATACAGGACATAACCTCTGACCTGCATATGAGGGAGAGCCAATCAGACAAAAGCAGTGACATCACTGTTATCCTTATGGGGGCGGAGTCATCTGTGGTGAGCACCTGTCAGTTGGAGATGCAGAAACTGGTTGCCATGGTGAAGACAGACTTCTGTTTGCAGGAGTTGCCTCTGGCTGAGTTAGGCGTGTCTGACCCAGCAGATGAGACGTTAGAGGTGTGCTGTGCTGAGGTCAGGCAACGGTTCAAGAAGGTCTCCATCCAGACAATGAGAGATAGCGTGTTTCTGATTGGCCCCAAACAGCTGTGCTCTCAAGTGGGGGCAGCACTGAGGGAGGTGTTCCCTGGAGAGACAGGccagagggggggagaagaggacttctctgtcccctctacctccacTTTGAATCAGTCCAGTTCATTTCAGATGAAGGGGTTCCAGAACTCCACACAGTTTCAGACCAATAGCCCTCAGCGGATGTCTGAGactcagagagggggagaggaggggcctGGTGCCAACAGGGAGAAGAAAAACATCCAGAGGAGTGATTCTTCCAAGAGGACGAGGAACAGCGAATCAGAACACAAGAACACAGTTGTTAGCCAATCACCAGTGAGGAAAGACCCTGTCATAAAGGAGaaagtggagaggggagggaccaCGGAGGCAGACGGGCGCAAGACTGACACATTTCTAAGCCATTCAGCGATAGGCAACGGAGGAAGCCCGGGAGCGGTGAATGGCGGCGGTACCAATCAAGACATGGTCACGCCCCCAAACGAAAGCAACCTGAGATCCAGAGTGacccagaaggacaacaacagaCAGTCTAGTGGGGCAGAGAACCAGGAGAGGTCAGGATCAGGGGGAGCTCTAACACGTCACGGCCCGGGAAGGTCTAGTCTGTCTGGGGCACGGACacagatctgtgtgtgtggggagagtgGGGCGTCAGTGAAGAGGACAGGGTGTGGGGTGACCCTGTGCCCACAGTGCCTTCTCAAAGTCCACGTCCAATGTAGGGTTTGCCCCAAGGCTGAGGTGGCAGTTCCACAAGGCGTCCAGGGTAACATGAGCTACTCTGAGATGCCCTTCACCCTGCCAGGCCATGGCAGAGACCCTGTCGTTAAGATCACCTACTGCATCCCAGATGGCATTCAGGGG AGGGGCCACCCCTCGCCTGGCTCTGCATTTCGGGGGGGAGTATTTGAGGCCTACCTTCCCCTATGTGAGAGGACCAGGAAACTCCTACCGCGGCTGGAGAAAGCCTTCAGGCTAGGCCTCACCTTCACTGTGACGGGCAGGGAGCCAGGGGCCAGGGTCAGCTGGGACAGCATCCCCCACAAGACCAGCCTGCAGGGGGGCAAGTCTGG GAATGGTTATCCAGACTCCACCTATCTGAGTCGACTGTCTGAGGTACTGAGGGCTCATGGGATTGAGGAGGCCCCTGCCAAGTCTCAAGACCAAAACAAAACCTGA
- the LOC106607260 gene encoding prohibitin, giving the protein MAKLFESIGKLGLALAVGGGVVNSALFNVDAGHRAVIFDRFRGVQDAVVGEGTHFLIPWVQKPIIFDCRSRPRNVPVITGSKDLQNVNITLRILFRPVTSQLPRIFTSIGEDYDERVLPSITTEVLKSVVARFDAGELITQRELVSRQVSDDLTERANTFGLILDDVSLTHLTFGKEFTEAVEMKQVAQQEAERARFVVEKAEQQKQAAIISAEGDSQAALLIANSLQEAGDGLVELRKLEAAEDIAFQLSRSRNVTYLPAGQGTLLQLPQ; this is encoded by the exons ATGGCGAAACTATTTGAATCCATCGGGAAGTTGGGGCTGGCCCTCGCCGTTGGTGGAGGTGTTGTGAACTCGGCCCTCTTCAATG TTGACGCAGGTCATCGGGCAGTTATATTTGACAGGTTCCGGGGAGTGCAAGACGCCGTAGTTGGCGAGGGAACCCACTTCCTCATTCCGTGGGTACAGAAGCCTATCATCTTTGACTGCCGTTCTCGTCCGCGCAATGTGCCTGTCATCACAGGCAGCAAAG ATCTGCAGAATGTGAACATCACACTGCGTATCCTCTTCCGGCCGGTGACTAGCCAGCTCCCACGCATCTTCACCAGCATCGGAGAGGACTACGACGAGAGGGTACTGCCATCCATCACCACAGAGGTCCTCAAGTCCGTGGTG GCCCGGTTTGATGCCGGTGAGCTCATCACCCAGAGGGAGCTGGTGTCTCGGCAGGTCAGTGATGACCTGACAGAAAGAGCCAACACCTTCGGCCTCATCCTGGATGACGTCTCACTG ACACACTTGACGTTCGGTAAGGAGTTCACAGAGGCTGTTGAGATGAAACAGGTGGCTCAGCAGGAGGCCGAGAGGGCCAGGTTTGTCGTGGAGAAG GCCGAGCAACAGAAACAGGCAGCCATCATCTCAGCAGAGGGTGACTCCCAGGCTGCCCTGCTCATTGCTAACTCTCTGCAGGAGGCTGGAGATGGCCTGGTAGAGCTGCGTAAGCTGGAGGCTGCCGAGGACATCGCCTTCCAGCTGTCCCGCTCCCGCAACGTCACCTACCTGCCTGCCGGCCAGGGCACACTCCTCCAGCTGCCCCAGTGA